The Salmonirosea aquatica DNA window GACTCCAAGGTAACTGCTGCTACCTACTCCAATATATTGGAGAGTCCATCATTTTGGAGAAAAAAAACTTTCATTTATTTATATAAGTTCCTGATTTTTATATGTTTACTGTAAAAACATAATAGTATACTAGTTGTGGTACTGAATTAGTCAATGATACGGAAGTAGTGACTGATCCTTTAATTAGTGTACCTCATGCAACGCTTCCATCTGCAAGAACCTCTGTCGATAAGAACTTTTGAACTCGACCAATGGACTACCCCTGATCGTCCGCCTGACTGTTATACCCTCATTCTCGTTTTGTCGGGGGAAGGATACCATACTATTAACGGAAATCAGTTTGCCTACTTTCCAGGTGATGTTTTCTACCTTAGTGTTCAGGACCAATACAATTTTCGGATAACGCAGCGTACAAAATTCTGTTGGCTCTCTTTCTCTACAGCGCTAGTCAGTAAACTGAGGACAACGGGCGACCATGCGTGGAATTATCTCAATCTGTCCATTTCACCCTGTCCGGGGCCGATTGCTCCCAATTCAGTAGATCAGGGTAATTTACAGGGCCTAGCCGCCATTCTCCTATCAGAAACAAAAAGTCTTCGTCCCTTAATCAGTAATCCTATTATCGAAGGTTTAGTAAAAACACTGCTCAGTCTGGTCGATCGCTTACTCACCCAGCGCGGGGCAGTTGCAATAGCCCAATCCACCTATTCATCGGATGTAATACAGCGGGTAATCGCGTACATCAATCAGAACATTGGCGAGCCACACCGATTGCGAATGGATACCCTGGCTGATGAATTCAACTATTCCCCTGGTCATTTGAATGCGCTTTTCCGACAACATGCCGGTGATTCTATTCGGCAGTTTATCATGAGACACAAACTCAAACTGGTGGCCATAAAACTTCGTAACAGCTCACTGACGGTTTCCCAGATTGCGGACGAATTTGGATTCACTGACGTGTGCCACCTCAACAAGCATTTCAAACGTCACTACAAGCACACACCTACATTGTACCGACAGAGTTTCCCAAAATGAGTGCGCCTGGAGAGCTCATCCCTGCTTAATCGCCTACGTGTAGAGAGGCTACCCTTACACTTATTGTAAGCAGTTCAGGACTTATACTTCAATATTTCATAACGTATTGAATCCACCAACGGCTGCCGGGTGCCGTGAGAAATGGGCTAGGGATTCAAGTCGATAAACTCTTTCCATTTTCCAGGCACAAGGAAGCGTATCAATATACTGAGCGAAGCGGCTACATGTGAAAAGTTGTCTTGAAATCAACTGAAAGCAATTCAATGGTACCGCCTGGGAGGCTTGGGCTGGCAATCGCGGATTTTCTACCAAGGGGCCAATTTTCTCAACTGAATGATAGGTCTAGTACAAAACATTGAAACAAGTGATGTTGTATTGTTCATCAGGTAGACAAGCGCGGTTTGTTATACGCTCCCTCACTCTCCCCGGTCAATGAAAGTAGCCCCCGATTTTATGAGATGGCAGTTTGATACTTGTATCAGGCACTATGGCAGCAGCTACCCTGGCCGTTTACGAATCTCAAAAAACGAGCGGAATGAAAGAAGGCAACTGTTTGGCTTAATACCCTACTTGTATCCTTAGGAATGGGTGCATTGCGCCTTTCAAATAGTGAAGAAAGTATATCGAAAAAATGCTTCTGGACGATGAATGACCCTGAGAAAGGGCTGGCAAGGGACATCAAGCGGATCAGGCTGATCCCCATTATTCCCAACTTGCTGGGCATCACATGCCAGACCACCAACATGGGCTTTGCGCCGGTTGCCCGGATTGGCATTCTGCCGACTGTGCCGGGCGTACCCATGTAGCTAGAGCAACTCTTCCTCCATTTGTTCGACATCGCCATCAGGTTTTCAAAAAACGACGTGCCGCTAGAGATATCCCTCTCCTGCCGGGACTATATATATCCAAGCAGAGCAAGACGTACCCCTACGAAAATCGGTACGTCGAGATAAGGGTCACCGACAACGGTATGGGAATCAAAGGTTCCCAACTCGAAAGGATCTTCGACATGTTCTCCCAACTCTCTTCGGAAGCGGTTCAGGAAGGGACTACTGGGATGGGCCTGAGCATCTGCCGATAAATAATCCGCAATCACGGCGGTCAGATAACCACCTTTTCTGAGACTAGGCATAGGCTCCTCCGTTTCGATCATTCTTCCCATCAGTTAGATGGGCGTTCGCCCCTAGCTCCCTGGCGTTCTTTTCCTGAGCCCTAATCCATCTGTACGGGGCGCCGGGGAATGAGAGTTGAGCCAGGAAAGAGTGCGGGCAGGGAGCAGCATACGCATCGGCGAGAGGAAGGCCCTCCCCTTCCTGATACAGGGTACCCTGTAAAAAACCAGGCACGGGTTGCTCACAGCTGGCAACGTCTGATCCATGGTACCGCACCTGGGTCTTTTCACCACCTGCCCATTATCTAGTAGTTCAGTCATCTGTATAAATGCTAAAAAGGTTCTAACTGGCATGAATTTTATTCCAGGTTGAGGATGTTGTCAAACACACGGAATTAGACTAATCAGCAATAGGCACATGTTGTCCGAAACCCATACCAAAGCGCGAACGCTGGGAGTGAATTTTAGTGATGAGGGTACTGCATCCATCGTTTTGTGGGCCCCTAAGTCCTCTTCGGCTAGCGTATTGATAGAAGCCAAACAGCGTACCATCACTTTGGAAAAGAAAGAATACGGCTATTGGTCATTAGAAACGGAAGAAGTCAAGCCCGGGGACGAGTATTTATTTGTGCTCGATGATGGCAAAGAATTCCCCGATCCGGCTTCGTTATCACAGCCCGGCGGCGTTCATGGCTTGTCCCGGGCGGTCGACTTGAAGTCATTCGCCTGGACTGATGGCGATTGGCAAAACATCGATCTGGAGTCTTACCTCATCTACGAGGTACACACTGGTACCTACACCAGCGAGGGTACCTTCGCAGCAATGGAAGCCAAACTGGATTACCTCGTCGATCTGGGAATTACTGCCATTGAAATCATGCCGGTCGCTCAGTTTTCCGGGGATCGAAACTGGGGTTACGATGGCGTGCTGCCGTTCTGCGTGCAGAACTCGTATGGCGGCGCGGAAGCCCTGCAACATCTGGTCGACAAGTGCCATGAGAAAGGACTGGCGGTTATACTGGATGTGGTTTTCAACCATATCGGTCCGGAGGGAAACAACCTGGATCACTTTGGGCACTATTTCACCGATAAATACCACACGCCCTGGGGCAATGCAATCAATTTTGATGATGCCTGGTGCGACGGGGTCCGGAAGTTTTTCAAAGAAAACGCCCTCATGTGGTTTCGGGACTTTCATATCGACGCCCTAAGGCTGGATGCCGTCCATGCCATCAAGGATTTCAGTCCGGTGCATATTCTGAAAGAAATAAAACTGGAGGTGGAACAACTGATGTGGGAGACGGGTCGGCTACACTACCTGATCGTCGAACTCGACCTGAACGATAATCGCTTTATCAATCCGGTCGATCAGGGTGGCTACGGGATGGACGCGCAATGGATCGACGAATTTCACCATGCTCTGCGGGTGAGTTCAGGGCAGCCCGGGACCGGCTATTATTCCGATTTCGACGGAGTGGCTTCGCTGGCAAAGTCTTACGAAGACGCTTACGTATATGACGGTGCGTTCTCGGAACATCGTAAGAAAAAATTCGGGATCAAAGCCTCAGGAAATGCGGGTCGCCAGTTCGTGGTTTTTTCGCAGAATCACGATCACGTGGGCAACCGGATGCTGGGAGAAAGGTCGAGCCAGCTCGTCAGTCCCTCCATGCAGAAGCTCATGGCCGGGGCGGTTTTGGTGAGCCCGTACCTGCCCTTGCTATTCATGGGTGAAGAGTACGCCGAGCCTAACCCCTTCCTGTATTTTGTGAGCCATACCGATCCCGAACTGGCTGAGGCAGTGCGTAAGGGCCGGAAAAAGGAATTCAGCGCCTTTCACCTGGAGGGTGAGGCACCGGATCCGATGGCCGGAGAAACGTTCAATAACAGCAAGCTGCAGTGGGACTTGCCGGACACAGAACCGCACCGCACCATGCTGGGCTATTATAAAAATCTGATTGCAATCCGGAAAAAATACCCGGCGCTAAATAAACTGAACAGGTGGAATCTGCGCGTAGCGCATGACCCGTCAAGGCAGACTCTAACGCTCATTCGCTCCCATAACGAACAGCAGGTGGTGTGTTTCATGAATTTCTCGAAAGGAAGCCATGAAGCCGAACTACCTGACACACCGGGAACGTGGCACAAGCTGCTGGGTTCTTCGGACCCGCAGTGGGGTGGGCAAATCCTCATGCCGGAATCGGTATCAGGTAGGTCTCTCCTGACTCTGCCGCCTGAATCATTTACACTTTATATTAACCAAAATGAATAATCCGATCGCCACCTACCGGCTTCAGTTCCACAAGGACTTCACGTTCAAAGACCTGCTTGGTCTGATCCCCTACCTGCATGACCTGGGCGTTGGGACCATCTATGCCTCCCCTGTTTTCAAATCAACGGAAGGCAGCACGCATGGGTACGACGGCGTCGACCCGAACCAGATCGACCCGGAGATCGGCACGCTGGAAGAACTGAAATCAATCAGTAATACTATGAAGGAGCTTGGCATGGGCTGGCTGCAGGACATTGTCCCCAACCACATGGCGTTTCATTCCGAAAACCCCTGGCTAACGGACCTGCTGGAAAAAGGCAAGCAGTCGCTCTACTCCTCTTACTTTGACATTGCCTGGAACAGCCGGCTGTTCCAGGGCAAACTGATGGTGCCTTTCCTGGGTTCGGACCTGAATGAAATCCTCGAACAGGAAGCGATCGGGGTGGAATACGACGGCAGGCGGTTTGTATTGAAATACGAAGATGCCACCTACCCGCTCAGTCCGGAATCGTACCTGCTGGTTCTGGATTCGGACATATGCCAGGGTACCCAGGCACTGCAGCAAATTGTTTCGCAAATCAGGCAAATCAACGAAATCGAAGATTCGGCCGTTTTTTCTTCCCGTTGGGACGAGCTGCTGGCGCAGCTTGCTTCTCTTCGGAAAGGAGAAGCGGAAGGGACAATGATCGAGGCCTGTCTGAACAAGCTGAACGCCGATAAAGACTCTCTGAGAAAAGTGATCGACCGCCAATCGTATGTGTTGTGTAATTGGCAAAAAACGGAATCTCAGATCAATTTCCGGCGTTTTTTCACCATCAACGGGTTGATCTGCCTTAACATCCAGAATCCGGAGGTTTTTGCCAAGTATCACCACCTGACTAAAGCCCTCGTGCAGGAGGGTGTGTTTCAGGGGTTGCGAATCGACCACATCGACGGACTTTTCGATCCCGCTGACTACATGACGAAAATCAGGGAGCTGGCGGGAAACGACACCTTCGTGGTGGTCGAAAAAATCCTAGAAAGAGCCGAAGACCTACCCAAAGACTGGCCCATACAGGGTACCACGGGGTATGAGTTTCTGGCCTGGGTCAACAACCTGATGACCGACACCACACGTAAAAAAACGTTCACCGACTTTTACCGGCAACTGACCGGAATGGACGAAACGCTTGAAGACCAATTGATGGCGAAAAAGTCGTCCATCCTCTACGATCACATGGGCGGTGAGCTGGACAACCTGCTCCACCTTTTTGTGGAGCTGGATCTGGTCGAAAAAGAGGTGATCGAAAAATTGGGTAGTGATACCTTCAGAAAAGTGATTGGCTCTTTTCTGATCCATTGCCCCGTGTACCGGTATTACGGCAATTCGTTGCCGTTCAGCCCCAACGAAGGGGCCGCATTGGCGCAGATACTGAATGTGATAAAGGAAAAACAGCCGGAGCTGTTGGAAGGAATATCAGAGTTTGAAAAGGTACTTCTGGAACGGACGGGCTATGGCGATCCGGAATATAACGCCAGGGTTCTCCAGTTCTATCAGCGGTGCATGCAGTTCACCGGGCCGCTGATGGCCAAGGGGGGGAAGATACGCTCATGTACACCAACAACCGGTTTGTGGGCCATAATGATGTGGGCGATTCTCCCGAAAACTTCGGATTAAAGCCAAAGGATTTTCATAAAAAAATGAAAAATCGCCAGGAAAACTGGCCATTAGGTTTGAACGCCACCTCGACCCACGATACCAAAAGAGGAGAGGACGTGCGCGCCCGGCTCAATGTGCTGACTGAATTGTCCACCGAATTTTTTGAACACATCCGTAAGTGGGTGGATCTGAACGCACCCCTGAGGAAGTCGGAAAATATACCCGACACCAATGATGAATATTTGATTTATCAGACCCTCCTGGGTGCGTTTCCTATGGATGCGGAAGACGAAAAGGGTTTTGGCGAACGCATGGAGGAGTATATTCAGAAAGCGCTTCGGGAAGCCAAAGTACATACAAATTGGGCGGAACCGAATGAAGAATACGAGAACGGTGCAAAACGATTCGCCCGTTCGCTACTCGATAAAAAAAGCTCCTTCTGGCAGGACTTCGCCCCTTTTTATCAGGATGTCGCTGAGTTCGGTATCATCAATTCATTGGCACAGACGCTCCTAAAATTCACTTTGCCGGGAACGCCGGATGTCTACCAGGGTTGCGAGCTCTGGGACTTCAGCCTGGTGGACCCAGATAACCGCCGGCCGGTGGATTTTGCAAAGAGAAAACACTTGCTGGCCAAATTTGAAAAATCGGATGATCAGCAGGGTCTTTTAAAGCAACTCTGGCAAGATCGCCACGATGCCGGGATCAAACTCTGGCTCACCCGGCAGTTGTTTCATTTGCGGCGGCAGAACGCGCGCTTATTTTCAGAAGGAAGCTACATTCCCCTCAAAGTACAAGGGGCTTTGAAAGAACACGTTTTTGCTTTTGCCAGGATACACCGGCAGACCGCCCTGATTGTGGCGGTACCTTTACAAACGGCCTCCGTTTGCCGGGCGCAGCAAACCGATTTTTTCGGCATAGACTGGCAGGATACGAAAATCGTCCTCCCTCCCCGGCTGGATTCTCCGTGGGAGCTTGTACTGAATGGCACGCAGGAGAGCTACCAGGACAAGATACCAGTGGCAGGCCTTTTCCAACGGTTTCCGGCCGCAATCCTCAAAGGCGTGAAGCCGGAAAACAAGCGCCGTGCCGGTATTTTGCTGCACATTTCGTCGCTCAGTTCCCCATTCGGAATTGGTGATCTGGGGCCGGAGGCGTACCGCTTTGCTGACTTCCTGAACCGGAGTAAGCAGCGGGTCTGGCAGTTGCTGCCATTGAACCCCACCGAGAGCGGGCAGGGGCATTCTCCTTATAGCGCCCTTTCCAGTCAGGCAGGCAATTCGTTGCTGATCAGTCTGGAATTACTGGCAGAGGCAGGACTTCTCGACGGCGTGGACCTGGCCGATTACCAACTGCCCGAAAGTAAGAAGGTGGATTTTGAAAAGGCGGTGCAAGTCAGGAATGAACTTATGGAAAAAGCGTACAGTAACTTTAAGAGCAAAAACGACGAATTGGCTACCAGGAATTTTGAGAAGTTCTGCGTAGAAAACGAACCATGGCTGGAAGATTTTTCGCTCTATATGGTACTGCGTGACCGGCACAACCAAAAACCGTGGACAGAATGGGAGGAACAGTATCGCCTCAGAGACGCCGGAGCGTTAAGTGCATTTTCATCTGAAAACGCGGATGCTATCAGGTTCGTCAAATGGGTGCAGTTTGTGTTCGATACGCAGTGGAAATCATTGAAAAACTACTGCCACAATCTGGATATCAAACTCCTGGGCGACATGCCCTTCTATGTCAGCTACAATTCATCGGATGTGTGGTCAAACCGGGATCTTTTCATGCTCGATGAGGATGGAAAGATTGCCGGCATTGCGGGGGTACCACCCGATGCCTTTTCGGCTACGGGGCAACTTTGGGGCATGCCGGTTTTTGCCTGGAAAAACCATAAGGAGGACGGCTATCAATGGTGGATACACCGCCTGAAAAAAAATGTCGAGCTTTTTGACATCATACGACTGGATCACTTCCGTGCTTTCGTGGATTACTGGGTCGTACCGGGTGGAGAAAAAGTGGCTACAAACGGTAAATGGGAAGCCGGTCCGGACGCTGCATTCTTTCAGGCCGTGGAGCAAGCCCTGGGGAAGCTGCCTTTTATTGCGGAAGACCTGGGCGAAATAAGTCCGGCGGTGTATGCATTGCGCGATCAGTTCCGGCTGCCGGGTATGAAGGTGCTGCAATTTTCCTTCGATGAAAACATGCCCCAATCCGATCATATACCGCACGCATATTCCCCGAATTTTATTGCCTACACCGGGACGCACGACAACAATACAATGGTCGGCTGGTACCGGAAGGATGCTGACGAAGCAACGCGCGACCGATTTGAAACCTATGCCGGAACTGAAGTAA harbors:
- a CDS encoding helix-turn-helix domain-containing protein, with the translated sequence MQRFHLQEPLSIRTFELDQWTTPDRPPDCYTLILVLSGEGYHTINGNQFAYFPGDVFYLSVQDQYNFRITQRTKFCWLSFSTALVSKLRTTGDHAWNYLNLSISPCPGPIAPNSVDQGNLQGLAAILLSETKSLRPLISNPIIEGLVKTLLSLVDRLLTQRGAVAIAQSTYSSDVIQRVIAYINQNIGEPHRLRMDTLADEFNYSPGHLNALFRQHAGDSIRQFIMRHKLKLVAIKLRNSSLTVSQIADEFGFTDVCHLNKHFKRHYKHTPTLYRQSFPK
- the treZ gene encoding malto-oligosyltrehalose trehalohydrolase produces the protein MLSETHTKARTLGVNFSDEGTASIVLWAPKSSSASVLIEAKQRTITLEKKEYGYWSLETEEVKPGDEYLFVLDDGKEFPDPASLSQPGGVHGLSRAVDLKSFAWTDGDWQNIDLESYLIYEVHTGTYTSEGTFAAMEAKLDYLVDLGITAIEIMPVAQFSGDRNWGYDGVLPFCVQNSYGGAEALQHLVDKCHEKGLAVILDVVFNHIGPEGNNLDHFGHYFTDKYHTPWGNAINFDDAWCDGVRKFFKENALMWFRDFHIDALRLDAVHAIKDFSPVHILKEIKLEVEQLMWETGRLHYLIVELDLNDNRFINPVDQGGYGMDAQWIDEFHHALRVSSGQPGTGYYSDFDGVASLAKSYEDAYVYDGAFSEHRKKKFGIKASGNAGRQFVVFSQNHDHVGNRMLGERSSQLVSPSMQKLMAGAVLVSPYLPLLFMGEEYAEPNPFLYFVSHTDPELAEAVRKGRKKEFSAFHLEGEAPDPMAGETFNNSKLQWDLPDTEPHRTMLGYYKNLIAIRKKYPALNKLNRWNLRVAHDPSRQTLTLIRSHNEQQVVCFMNFSKGSHEAELPDTPGTWHKLLGSSDPQWGGQILMPESVSGRSLLTLPPESFTLYINQNE
- a CDS encoding alpha-amylase family glycosyl hydrolase, whose amino-acid sequence is MNNPIATYRLQFHKDFTFKDLLGLIPYLHDLGVGTIYASPVFKSTEGSTHGYDGVDPNQIDPEIGTLEELKSISNTMKELGMGWLQDIVPNHMAFHSENPWLTDLLEKGKQSLYSSYFDIAWNSRLFQGKLMVPFLGSDLNEILEQEAIGVEYDGRRFVLKYEDATYPLSPESYLLVLDSDICQGTQALQQIVSQIRQINEIEDSAVFSSRWDELLAQLASLRKGEAEGTMIEACLNKLNADKDSLRKVIDRQSYVLCNWQKTESQINFRRFFTINGLICLNIQNPEVFAKYHHLTKALVQEGVFQGLRIDHIDGLFDPADYMTKIRELAGNDTFVVVEKILERAEDLPKDWPIQGTTGYEFLAWVNNLMTDTTRKKTFTDFYRQLTGMDETLEDQLMAKKSSILYDHMGGELDNLLHLFVELDLVEKEVIEKLGSDTFRKVIGSFLIHCPVYRYYGNSLPFSPNEGAALAQILNVIKEKQPELLEGISEFEKVLLERTGYGDPEYNARVLQFYQRCMQFTGPLMAKGGKIRSCTPTTGLWAIMMWAILPKTSD
- the malQ gene encoding 4-alpha-glucanotransferase, which translates into the protein MYTNNRFVGHNDVGDSPENFGLKPKDFHKKMKNRQENWPLGLNATSTHDTKRGEDVRARLNVLTELSTEFFEHIRKWVDLNAPLRKSENIPDTNDEYLIYQTLLGAFPMDAEDEKGFGERMEEYIQKALREAKVHTNWAEPNEEYENGAKRFARSLLDKKSSFWQDFAPFYQDVAEFGIINSLAQTLLKFTLPGTPDVYQGCELWDFSLVDPDNRRPVDFAKRKHLLAKFEKSDDQQGLLKQLWQDRHDAGIKLWLTRQLFHLRRQNARLFSEGSYIPLKVQGALKEHVFAFARIHRQTALIVAVPLQTASVCRAQQTDFFGIDWQDTKIVLPPRLDSPWELVLNGTQESYQDKIPVAGLFQRFPAAILKGVKPENKRRAGILLHISSLSSPFGIGDLGPEAYRFADFLNRSKQRVWQLLPLNPTESGQGHSPYSALSSQAGNSLLISLELLAEAGLLDGVDLADYQLPESKKVDFEKAVQVRNELMEKAYSNFKSKNDELATRNFEKFCVENEPWLEDFSLYMVLRDRHNQKPWTEWEEQYRLRDAGALSAFSSENADAIRFVKWVQFVFDTQWKSLKNYCHNLDIKLLGDMPFYVSYNSSDVWSNRDLFMLDEDGKIAGIAGVPPDAFSATGQLWGMPVFAWKNHKEDGYQWWIHRLKKNVELFDIIRLDHFRAFVDYWVVPGGEKVATNGKWEAGPDAAFFQAVEQALGKLPFIAEDLGEISPAVYALRDQFRLPGMKVLQFSFDENMPQSDHIPHAYSPNFIAYTGTHDNNTMVGWYRKDADEATRDRFETYAGTEVNELNVSRVAARLVYSSVAETAILPAQDALGLDESAKMNSPGTGDNNWAWRLLPGQLDKATETHLAQWTVLYDRD